Proteins encoded together in one Ipomoea triloba cultivar NCNSP0323 chromosome 4, ASM357664v1 window:
- the LOC116015349 gene encoding protein DETOXIFICATION 21-like, translated as MASDISEKLLENEGNLVEEVKIGEKIWCEMKKMSVVALPAIFNRFTTFGISVISMAFIGHIDPIDLAAYALVQTVLLRFCNGALLGMASGLETLLGQAFGAKQYNMMGIYLQRAWIVMSATTTSLLPLYFFTTTIFKALGQEEEIARVTGIISKWLIPVAYAFIPSYTCQMFLQAQSKNVIIAYLAAATLAIHIFMSWLLTVKLEFGLAGAMISTILAFWIPNCGQLLFVMCGGCKETWTGFSFLAFKDLVPVIKLSFSAGAMVCLELWYNSILVLLTGNLENAKVQIDALSICLNISGWEMMISLGFMAAACVRVANELGKGSAKAAKFSINVVVLTSFSIGVVLFLFFLFLRGNLAYLFTTSYDVVEAVDQMSPLLAFSILLNSVQPVLSGVAVGAGWQSTVAYVNLGCYYLIGIPVGVVLGYVFKFQVKGVWVGMLFGTFVQTIVLLVITFKTDWDKQVADAQKRVRNWVVEPEPEDANR; from the exons ATGGCGTCTGATATCAGTGAGAAGCTATTGGAAAATGAGGGAAACTTAGTAGAGGAAGTGAAGATAGGGGAGAAGATATGGTGTGAGATGAAGAAAATGTCGGTTGTGGCTCTTCCTGCAATATTTAATAGATTCACAACATTTGGGATTAGTGTCATCAGCATGGCATTCATTGGCCACATTGACCCTATAGATCTTGCTGCATATGCTTTAGTACAAACCGTGCTGTTAAGGTTTTGCAATGGAGCACTG TTGGGCATGGCGAGTGGATTGGAAACTCTATTGGGGCAAGCTTTTGGTGCAAAACAGTATAACATGATGGGAATATATCTTCAGAGAGCATGGATTGTCATGAGTGCAACCACGACTTCACTGTTACCTCTATATTTCTTTACTACTACAATATTTAAAGCACTAGGCCAGGAAGAAGAAATTGCACGGGTGACAGGAATCATTTCTAAATGGCTGATACCGGTGGCATATGCCTTCATTCCCTCGTATACCTGCCAAATGTTCCTGCAAGCACAGAGCAAGAACGTTATTATTGCGTATTTGGCAGCAGCTACACTCGCAATTCATATATTCATGTCCTGGCTCTTGACGGTGAAGTTGGAGTTTGGACTTGCGGGTGCCATGATTTCTACTATATTGGCGTTCTGGATTCCTAATTGCGGTCAGCTTTTATTTGTTATGTGCGGAGGATGCAAAGAAACATGGACGGGGTTTTCGTTCTTGGCCTTCAAGGATCTCGTGCCAGTAATCAAGCTTTCCTTTTCAGCTGGTGCCATGGTCTG TCTTGAGCTCTGGTACAATTCGATTCTGGTTCTTCTTACAGGAAACTTAGAAAATGCTAAGGTTCAAATCGATGCTCTTTCTATATG ccTCAACATCAGTGGCTGGGAAATGATGATATCTCTCGGTTTCATGGCAGCAGCATG TGTGCGGGTAGCAAACGAGCTGGGAAAGGGAAGTGCAAAGGCGGCCAAGTTCTCCATCAACGTGGTCGTGCTGACATCCTTCTCCATCGGAGTTGTGCTGTTCCTGTTTTTCCTGTTCCTGCGTGGGAACCTGGCTTACCTGTTCACCACTAGTTACGACGTGGTCGAGGCCGTTGATCAAATGTCGCCTCTATTAGCATTTTCTATACTTCTAAACAGTGTTCAACCAGTTCTTTCTG GTGTTGCTGTTGGGGCGGGTTGGCAGAGTACGGTGGCATATGTTAACCTGGGATGCTATTACTTGATAGGAATCCCGGTGGGTGTGGTTCTTGGTTATGTCTTTAAATTCCAAGTTAAG GGTGTGTGGGTAGGAATGCTGTTTGGTACGTTTGTACAGACCATTGTATTGCTTGTAATCACCTTCAAAACCGACTGGGATAAACAG GTTGCAGATGCTCAGAAACGTGTCCGAAATTGGGTGGTAGAACCCGAACCTGAAGACGCAAATCGCTAG